The following are from one region of the Nicotiana tomentosiformis chromosome 7, ASM39032v3, whole genome shotgun sequence genome:
- the LOC138896306 gene encoding uncharacterized protein, which translates to MRRQFEQLCQDGMSVTQYEIRFFELDRHVVWLVPTDRERIRRFIDGLTYQLRLLMTRERVSGATFDEVVDITRQIEMVCSQEREAKRPRGSGGPSGVHSGGQPYHSRGRPYKPAQMARLVHRGASSSHGSYSARQSQSSLSALLAQSSSRAPSIQGSYVSGASSWYFGSRGPPQYLPSRWFTEG; encoded by the coding sequence atgcgtagacagtttgagcagctatgtcaggatggcatgtctgtgactcAGTACGAGATAAGATTTTTTGAGTTGGACCGtcacgtagtttggttggttcccacggatagggagaggattaggaggttcattgatggcctcacatatcagttgcgttTGCTTATGACTcgagagagggtatctggtgctactttcgatgaggtgGTCGATATTACtcgacagatagagatggtctgtagtcaggagagggaggccaagaggcctcgaggttcgggtgGTCCTAGTGGTGTTCATTCTGGGGGACAGCCTTACCACAGTAGAGGTCGTCCTTATaagcccgctcagatggctcgtctagttcaccgtggtgcatcatccagccatggttcatatagtgctcgTCAGAGTcaatcatctctcagtgcccttctagctcagagttcatcccgtgctccttcAATTCAGGGTTCATATGTATCGGGTGCTTCTAGCTGGTATTTTGGTTCTCGCGGTCCGCCTCAGTACTTGCCATCACGATGGTTCACGGAGGGATAA